In one window of Zhongshania aliphaticivorans DNA:
- a CDS encoding NAD(P)/FAD-dependent oxidoreductase: MKLNTVPTSSNTFDVIILGAGASGLMCALTAAQRGRKVLVLEKANKIGKKILMSGGGRCNFTNHFVDADNFISNNPHFCKAALTRYTQWDFIAMVERHQIPYEERRHSQLFCLNSAKDILRMLVDECSSAGAEIRSHCELNSVEVISASTHKSSRYRLNVSHQDKQFELLCNSFVVASGALSIPTLGGSDIGYDIARQFGLSLTKRYAGLVPFMFSDAMKQLCEKLAGLALEVELSASKISFTENILFTHRGISGPAALQVSNYWQPGDTLTLNLLPALNAADWLKKMKHEQAKSLLRTVLSQKLSKGLVTELQWLWWHEQADKPLGEFTDKQLLQIGNNLNQWLLKPSGTEGYRTAEVTRGGVNTDDISSKTMEAKNQAGLYFIGEVLDVTGWLGGFNFQWAWSSGYSAGLVV; the protein is encoded by the coding sequence ATGAAGCTGAATACCGTGCCCACCTCCTCAAATACATTCGACGTAATTATTCTCGGCGCCGGCGCTTCCGGTTTAATGTGTGCGCTCACCGCCGCTCAACGTGGCCGCAAAGTGCTTGTTTTAGAAAAAGCCAATAAAATCGGCAAAAAGATCTTAATGTCGGGGGGGGGGCGCTGCAATTTCACCAACCACTTTGTCGATGCTGATAACTTTATTTCAAACAACCCCCACTTTTGCAAAGCTGCCCTCACCCGCTACACTCAATGGGATTTTATCGCGATGGTCGAGCGCCATCAGATCCCCTATGAAGAACGACGCCACAGCCAGCTGTTTTGCCTAAACTCAGCCAAAGATATTCTCCGCATGTTAGTGGACGAATGTAGCAGTGCTGGAGCGGAAATTCGCAGCCATTGTGAACTCAACTCCGTGGAGGTTATTTCAGCAAGCACCCACAAATCATCGCGATACCGGCTTAATGTGAGCCATCAAGACAAGCAGTTTGAGCTGTTATGCAACTCCTTTGTCGTTGCATCTGGCGCGCTTTCCATTCCCACGCTTGGGGGTAGTGACATAGGTTATGATATCGCACGCCAGTTTGGCTTGAGCCTAACGAAACGATATGCCGGCTTAGTCCCCTTTATGTTTAGCGATGCCATGAAGCAGCTCTGCGAGAAACTCGCGGGCTTAGCCCTAGAGGTAGAACTCAGCGCCAGCAAAATTAGCTTCACCGAAAACATCCTTTTCACGCACCGAGGCATTTCGGGCCCCGCCGCTTTACAAGTTTCCAATTATTGGCAACCTGGCGACACCCTCACACTGAATTTACTACCGGCGCTAAATGCTGCAGATTGGCTGAAAAAAATGAAACACGAACAAGCCAAGAGCTTACTTCGCACAGTTTTAAGCCAAAAATTATCAAAGGGACTCGTCACCGAATTACAATGGCTTTGGTGGCATGAGCAAGCCGACAAACCCCTAGGGGAATTTACCGACAAGCAGCTTCTCCAGATTGGCAACAATCTAAATCAATGGCTACTAAAACCCTCAGGTACTGAGGGGTACCGAACCGCAGAAGTAACTAGGGGCGGTGTAAATACCGACGACATAAGTTCGAAAACCATGGAGGCAAAAAATCAAGCCGGTCTTTATTTCATCGGTGAAGTACTGGATGTCACCGGTTGGCTTGGGGGCTTCAATTTTCAATGGGCTTGGTCTTCTGGCTATAGCGCCGGCTTAGTCGTATAA
- a CDS encoding NAD(P)/FAD-dependent oxidoreductase — protein MIRLSDLKLPLNHSEFELRNAILQKLSLSDSELLDFTIFKRSYDARKKNNILLIYLIDIVLPPAIEQRLLADKKLQSVVRISPNTDYTLLAQAPSDFPNEAQMRPVIIGFGPCGILAALVLAQMGLKPIVLERGQDVRQRTKDTWGLWRERKLNTESNVQYGEGGAGTFSDGKLYSQVKDRRFLGRKVMTEFVKAGAPEEILMVSKPHIGTFKLVKMVENIRAEITRLGGEIRFNAKVETIHREASSDSQGQITGITLEDSQHLATRHIILAIGHSARDTFKMLLDQGAYIEAKPFSIGFRIEHPQSVIDKARFGDQAGHPILGAADYKLVHHCKNGRSVYSFCMCPGGTVVAATSEVGRVVTNGMSQYSRNERNANSAIVVGIEPEKDYPEHILAGIDLQQSLETLAYKLGGENYNAPAQLVGDYLRNTPSTQIGSVTPSYKPGISLGDLSQALPEFANEAIREAIPAFDKQIKGFAMNDAILTGIETRTSSPICIKRGKDYQNLNTKGLYPAGEGAGYAGGILSAGIDGIKVAEAVAIDLLGLDIAIPDGR, from the coding sequence ATGATCAGACTAAGCGACCTAAAGCTGCCGCTCAATCATAGCGAATTCGAACTGCGCAATGCCATTTTACAAAAACTATCATTGTCTGATTCAGAGCTTCTCGACTTTACCATTTTTAAACGCAGTTACGACGCACGAAAAAAAAACAATATCCTACTTATCTATTTAATCGACATCGTCCTGCCGCCAGCAATCGAGCAGCGACTACTCGCCGATAAAAAACTACAATCCGTAGTCAGAATCAGCCCAAATACCGATTACACATTACTCGCTCAGGCCCCTTCCGACTTCCCCAATGAAGCACAAATGCGCCCCGTCATTATTGGCTTTGGCCCATGCGGTATTTTAGCTGCATTAGTATTAGCTCAAATGGGGTTAAAGCCAATTGTTTTAGAGCGAGGGCAAGACGTTCGTCAGCGAACCAAGGACACATGGGGGCTTTGGCGTGAACGCAAGTTAAACACCGAATCCAATGTGCAATATGGCGAAGGCGGTGCTGGTACGTTTTCCGACGGCAAACTCTATAGCCAAGTGAAGGATCGCCGCTTTCTTGGCCGTAAAGTTATGACAGAGTTTGTCAAAGCCGGGGCGCCAGAAGAAATCCTCATGGTCAGCAAACCCCATATCGGCACGTTCAAACTAGTAAAAATGGTCGAAAACATCCGCGCCGAAATTACCCGCTTGGGCGGTGAAATACGCTTTAATGCAAAGGTAGAAACAATTCATCGTGAAGCGTCTAGCGACTCACAGGGGCAAATCACAGGAATAACGCTAGAAGACAGTCAACACTTAGCAACTCGCCATATCATTCTGGCTATTGGCCACAGCGCACGCGACACGTTTAAAATGTTACTTGATCAAGGGGCCTACATTGAAGCAAAACCTTTTTCTATTGGCTTCAGAATAGAGCACCCTCAGTCAGTCATTGATAAGGCACGCTTTGGCGATCAAGCCGGCCACCCCATACTAGGCGCTGCTGACTACAAATTAGTACATCACTGCAAAAACGGCCGCAGCGTTTATAGCTTTTGTATGTGTCCCGGCGGAACCGTGGTCGCCGCCACCTCAGAAGTTGGCCGCGTGGTTACCAATGGCATGTCACAGTACTCACGTAATGAGCGCAACGCGAATTCTGCAATTGTTGTAGGCATAGAGCCTGAAAAAGACTACCCAGAACATATACTCGCCGGCATTGATTTACAGCAGTCACTAGAAACCTTAGCTTACAAACTTGGCGGTGAAAATTACAATGCACCGGCGCAGCTAGTTGGCGACTACTTACGCAATACGCCCTCTACCCAAATAGGCAGTGTCACTCCGTCTTATAAACCTGGCATATCGCTTGGCGATCTGTCGCAAGCACTGCCTGAATTTGCCAATGAGGCCATCCGAGAAGCTATCCCCGCTTTTGACAAACAAATTAAAGGGTTTGCCATGAACGATGCGATTCTCACTGGCATTGAAACACGCACCTCCTCGCCCATATGCATCAAACGAGGCAAAGATTACCAAAACTTAAATACGAAGGGTCTCTACCCCGCTGGTGAAGGCGCAGGTTATGCCGGAGGAATTTTGTCTGCAGGTATTGATGGCATAAAAGTCGCGGAAGCGGTCGCCATTGATTTACTGGGTTTAGATATTGCGATCCCAGACGGGCGCTAA